The following proteins are encoded in a genomic region of Triticum dicoccoides isolate Atlit2015 ecotype Zavitan chromosome 1B, WEW_v2.0, whole genome shotgun sequence:
- the LOC119314244 gene encoding uncharacterized protein LOC119314244, with product MAQVVRVVSSLADVDDALQDLDITNTYEADQVRFQLDERAPLQDAAAISLRTHPGRHGFILVNPELLKCKSKTKGTLEESFNNMLDASLERMNQEMEGVEASIAFLKVLVLYDDKQMAQMAPNGPPLLERNRGVQHAIYPHPPFPEDPSFEHATPQQRVPYQHAYGTQQERDEAAARDRRAQRALWHAKLRILEARQSILKDKRSEMMSKMRVEFKRIMEEPSDLGVGYADYEFPPLA from the exons ATGGCCCAAGTCGTCAGAGTAGTTTCCAGTCTTGCTGATGTTGACGACGCGCTTCAAGATCTGGACATCACTAACACGTATGAAGCTGATCAGGTTCGATTTCAATTGGATGAGCGAGCCCCCCTTCAAGATGCAGCAGCTATCAGTCTGAGGACCCATCCAGGAAGGCATGGATTCATATTGGTTAATCCAGAGTTGTTGAAGTGCAAGTCTAAGACCAAGGGGACATTAGAGGAGTCCTTCAACAACATGCTTGACGCATCCCTGGAGCGGATGAATCAAGAGATGGAGGGAGTTGAAGCAAGCATAGCATTCCTGAAGGTCCTTGTGCTCTACGATGACAAACAGATGGCTCAGATGGCACCTAATGGACCTCCACTTCTCGAAAGAAATCGGGGAGTACAACATGCCATCTATCCACACCCTCCT TTCCCAGAAGATCCTAGCTTTGAGCATGCCACACCCCAACAGAGAGTCCCATATCAACATGCTTATGGTACACAACAAGAGAGGGATGAGGCAGCTGCTCGTGACAGGCGTGCCCAGAGGGCCCTCTGGCATGCCAAACTCCGGATTTTGGAGGCAAGGCAGTCCATCTTGAAGGACAAGAGGTCTGAGATGATGTCAAAGATGAGGGTGGAGTTCAAGAGGATTATGGAGGAACCATCTGACTTAGGGGTTGGTTACGCGGACTATGAATTTCCTCCATTGGCGTAG